The following DNA comes from Fundulus heteroclitus isolate FHET01 chromosome 1, MU-UCD_Fhet_4.1, whole genome shotgun sequence.
CACTGTTACTGACCCATTGCCAAACCGGTCacgctggaggatgttgcagcaGCAGGACGTTCTCCACGTCGTCTCCAGACTCAGgcacatgtgctcagtgtgaacctgctttcatctgtgaagagcacagggcaCCAGTGGGGAATCTGCCagtcttggtgttctctggctaATGCCAAACGTCCTGCACGGTGTTGGAGTGTAAGCATAATTCCCACCTGTGGACGTCAGGCCCTCATATCACCCTCATGGAGACTGTTTCTGATCGTCTGAGCAGACATGCACATTTGtgtcctgctggaggtcattctgcagggttctggcagtgctcctcgtttcctccttgcacaaaggcggaggtagcggtcctgctgcagggttgttgccctcctacagcctcctccacgtctcctgtactggcctgtctcctggtagcgcctccgtgctctggacactacgctgacagacacaaCAAACCTTctcaccacactgcaaaaacggaacttaaaataagtaaaatgttctaaaaattagtgtatttgtccttgatttaagcaggtaaataagactatctgccaatggaataagatttttgcacttaaaataggaacaactcatctccatcaccttatttcaactgcaggatgtctaattatcttgttttaggggtcaaaatactcattccattggcagataatcttcttttacctgcttaaatcaaggacaaatacactaactttaagaacattttacttatttttagatccgtttttgcagtgcacagctCACATCGATGCACCgccctggatgagctgcactacctgagccacctgtgtgggttgtagactccgtctcatggTCCCACTACAGTGAAAGCACCACCAGCATtcaagtgaccaaaacatcagccagaaagagAAGGAACTGAGAAGAGGTCTGTGGTTACCACCTGTAGAACcactgctgcattttattttttttgtgtgtgtgtgtgtgtggggggggggggtcttgaTAATTGCTTCTAGTTTGCACTTGTTGTCAATTAGTGTTGCTTCtcaagtggacagtttgatttcacagaaatgtgattgacttggagttgCATCGTGCTGTTTAAGTgctccctttattttttgagcagtatatttaGGTGTAACTTTGCAAGTCTAAGCCATGCTGTCATATTCCTTTTAGACAAAGGAGGCTTTCTACCATCAGCCCTACCAACGCAGACATTTGTTCATTCTTTTTTCTAATTGCACTCTAATGACTAATTGTCATAAACCATAACCTTTAACATGCTAAATGGGGCCTTTAGAGGCCCCATTTAGCACTGGGTGTTTGGTAATCTCTTTTGAGTTTTGCACAGTCTGTCCTTTGAGTAAACCTCCTTGGACATTCAGTCCCAGAAGATCAGAAATCCTCTTCTGGCACTGAATTTTTGATATCTTCAgagaccacaaaaaaaaaaaaaaaaaaaaaaaactgtttgggaAACTCAGCTGAGGACACATGCAGCTATGTTGTGAAAATACCAACAGCTTCCCCTGGGGCTGCAGAACACACccattttttttgccaacaACAGCACAAACAAGACAGAAATAGCACTTTCTGTATAATAGCTTTACTGACTTAACCGTTAACAATAAATATCCTGCAATACAACACAGCTCAGTCACAGAcatgcttgaaaaataaaaaaataaaaataaaaaaaatgaacttgTCAGCATGGAGCAGATGCAAGACGATCAATGACATAATATTGCACATTTATGTACAATTTGGCAAATCAGAAATCCATAAAGTCATGTGACGTATGGCATTAAGACTGCAATGAGAAAACaggcaaataaaacatgtaaaccTACAAAATATATAAGGCAGATTACCTATATTTAGCCCAAAACTATGACTAAACAAAGGCTCTgaagcccacacacacacacacacacacattcagctGAAGTAGCAGCCACCTATAATATCAAACTCTCTGGACTAGAAAACACATATTGCTTTGGTGCACACAAGTGTAACTAATTATTAGAACAGTTTAAGGCAATGTTGTTCATggttgcacaaaaaaaaaaaaaaaaaaaactgtcttccCTCTTCTTCAGATGCATTGTGGGACAATGCATCCGCATGGACCGAACACTAACAGATATGTAACACTGACAGAAAgacgatacaaaacaaaatgcttaCAGATTCACCCGCCCTTCCACCAGTTTTCTTGTCGttgacaaaaaaaggaaaatagattttttttttcttatccgttaaatgcaaaaaacaacGTAGAACTCCAACCAATTAATGTGGTTTATGAACACATCAACAAAGAACACGTACTTAGATGGACTATTTGGGATTCTTCAAAAGGGTTAAAGTCAAGAAAAGTGCTTTTATGCATAAATGGTACTAATCATGCAATTtacttctttctcttttttaagtGCTTATAGTActtaaggaaaaaaaacgaaTCGGCATGTCAAACCTCAAAGACAATCAAAATTGgccaccaaataaaaaaaataatttgtagaATTCATGATCATCTGAATGCATTGGGGGGAAAACTGTAACTtcagaaaagcagccaaaataagattttttttttttgcttgcatcTAGATGTTGCATAAACAGCCATGAATCACTGTTTTCTTGCTGTGATAATTCAACTCATTATTTAGAAGTCAGCTGCCAATAAACACTCCACTTCCCATCtatgaaaaataatgaaaaaaaactaacaactaCCAGAGCAACCTcaaggttgtgtttttttgttgattttcctGCTTTTTGCCTGAATTGTGATGCGTGTAACTTGGATATATTCATATTTGCACCTATTAAATTTAACTAAATTCACAACTTTCCTTTTATCTAATTGGTCAAATGAAGCCAAAGCTCTGTGTTTGGAACGGATCTCTCAAAGAATAGGATATGTTCTTATGGAATTATGaaataaacaagtaaaatctGCTTCTTTTAACATCCAGGCTCACACAATGTAAAGCCCTGACTTAAACATCagtgaagatattaaagaaataCGAGTTCATGTCAGCAGAGCACATGGAGCTGCCTTGGAGCAATGACTGGATGCTGGGCTTCTTTTAAAGTAAAGTTAATTGTAATAGTGTAGTGCTGTTTAGTTAGTAAAATAAATCATGTAGAGTATTGGCAACTTGCCCTACAAAAGTCTACACTCATGTTTCAGGTGAAACAGAAGAAGTCCTCTCAGTGACTGGCTGTGTGCACATCAGTAACAGTAGTAAAGTTGAGAGCGCAGCCCTCTGAAGGTGTCCTCGTCCTTTCCTCCGGCCTGCTCGCCCTCAAACAGCATGGAGTCAGGGAGCACCACGCCCTCTAGTGGATCAGGCTGGCAGAACTCCACTATGAACTCCTCCTCGCAGTCCAGCAGCAGCCTCGACCAGGCGTTCATGTCCAGCCGGCCGGCGGGGCCGCCATACTCCTCCGGCAGAACCGACGGCGGGATGTTCCGGTGCAGAGAGCGCAGGTCTGAGCCGTGGAGGACGTACTGTCCACAGAGACAGAAGAGACGTGTCAGCCTTGACGTTTACACGGGCTCCGTTCAATATTTCATGTCATGTAAAAAAAGCAGCTGCTGCGTGTGGTTTGCTCCCCTAACGCGTCTCACAAAGTCGATTATCAACACGTTTAAAGAGTTTTTAAACGTGCTGATATCATCAACATCATCAACCAGCCTTATACCTTCTTTAGCTGCTATTTAAAGTTTATGACCAGTACGTCTACAGTGGTCAGGTTTTATAAATGGATTCTCTAAAAACCAGATGATGTCAAATAAATGACAAGAAGGAACTAAAGGAACCCAAATTAAACTGTTTGGCTTATGAACAATTAACAAATAAACACACTATCCCTATGATGCCACCACCCCCATTATTTGCAATAGTAaatcatgctgtgaggatgctTATTACCTAGCAgggacaaggaagctggtcGGAGCAGATTAATGAAGCAAAGTACAGAGAAGTCCTGACAGAAAACCCGTTAGAAGCTGAAGGTTCATCTTACAGAAGGGAAACAACcccaaacacacagccagagctaaaacggcccagtcaaagttcagaccgaAATCTGACAGACAATCTGTGCCAAAATATTAAACTTGGCCTCCACAGATTTATGACGCTTGAGCTACTTTACAAATTGATGTTAATGACCCTTAAAACTAATTAAGTTAacaagaaaacatctaaaaatggATTTCGGTGCATaacacttctttttttcaagCAGTTCAAGTTTAATTAGTTAAATCTCACCAAACACAaggttaaaatttaaatattgtagATTTCCAGGATCCATATGAAACCTCTGTGCAGTACTTTACATTAACTCTTTCACTAATAAAAACTATTTCTCCAGATATTACCCGAAATAATCAGTTTAGCTGAGCCTAATCcttctctctgggtactttGGCTTCCTCCCACCAAAACCTGACTCAGGTCAACAACCTGCCCTTAGCTGTGAGTGTGTGCCTGGCTGCTTGTCCCCCtgtgtctctgtgatggacCGGTGAAttgtccagggtggaccccgcctctcgcccaatgaccctACAAGGATAAGCGCTTCTAGACAATGGGTGGATAATTCAAGGACAGTAGTTACCCTCTCTGCCATCTTCTCCTTCAGGAAAGGCTTGATTAGCGCGAAGATGCCTTTGAAAATCCGCGGCTCGTTAATTATGTTAACGGCCTTGATTCTGATGGGAAAGCCGTCCTGTTGATTAAAGAGAGAAATCAGAACACAAAGCTAGGAAAAAGGTTGAGtagtctaaaaaaaataaattatttgaattaaGTGTTGCTTCTAATGTTTACATTCAGAAACTCGTCTCACCAAAATCAAACATCTATTATATGATGCCTCACCTGGAGTATGCTCACGACCTTTTTGGCGAGAAAGGGCCCTGGATTGGACGCTTGCGACATGCCCACCCCGGTGTAGTCGGCTAAGATGACGATCCCGTTCACCTGCGTTTCCTCTGGTTGGATCAGCTTCTCCAGAGTCAGATAAATGGCCCGCACATTGTCCACGAAGGGATAGTCGTTTGCTTTCCATTTTCCTGGGAGAAAGAGGACATAACCACAACGTTTCTCAGCATAAAGGTTGTTCAGGAACGCCCAACATCCGTGGATTGAACCAATTAATTAAGGCCCCTGCCTAACACACCTTTAAGGGGTTGGTGATTGGTCGCAAACACGCTGACATCTTCACAGAAGAACGTAAAAAGACCAACCTGGCCGGAGAAAGAGGATGTATCTCCCGTTGGGATCCGGTCTGGGCAGGACCGTGAGAAAACCCAGGTCCAGGACGTGTTTGACCGTGGACGGCTTCAGGTCCTGGAAGACCTCCGGCCAGGCCTTACGGCCCGCGTGGTAGttgagcagcagctgcagggcGCGGTCGTAGTCAAACTTCCTGGCCCGCAGGAAGCGCAGGAGGAAGGAGTCATCCAGTCGGGTTCTGAGATTGGGATGTTCCTGGAAAGATGGACAGAATAACGAATATATAAATTCACATAATAGAAAGCTCCTAAGTCAGAGCATTCATCTCCAGTCCTTTTACAATGTTgactttgatgcattttatattttttttttataagcaacCTAGAAAAAGTAGCGCATTGTTACGAAGTTCCAGAAAAATTAGACATTGTTTTCAGAATATCAACCCTtttacctctaaataaaatccagtgcaacatACTGCCTCCATAAAACACTATTAGTTAATAAAGAGTCATCTAATTTCAGTAGAActacagctgttctgtttctggcctcagaggtttggtaGAGAACATTAGGGAACAAACAGCCTCATGAAGACGTGGCAGATCAACCTAAACTGTCCTGCAAGGAGATTATTAATTAGAGAAggagccaagaggcccatggtaactctgtaggagctgcagaaatccagagctcaggtgggaatAGTTGTCCACGGGTCCAGTCCTGCACTC
Coding sequences within:
- the ttpal gene encoding alpha-tocopherol transfer protein-like produces the protein MADQHETVSLCPPQTDHSTAAGHSWFPGPPPPMYSCTLTPELVAKAREELQEKPEWRLRDVQALRDMILKEHPNLRTRLDDSFLLRFLRARKFDYDRALQLLLNYHAGRKAWPEVFQDLKPSTVKHVLDLGFLTVLPRPDPNGRYILFLRPGKWKANDYPFVDNVRAIYLTLEKLIQPEETQVNGIVILADYTGVGMSQASNPGPFLAKKVVSILQDGFPIRIKAVNIINEPRIFKGIFALIKPFLKEKMAERYVLHGSDLRSLHRNIPPSVLPEEYGGPAGRLDMNAWSRLLLDCEEEFIVEFCQPDPLEGVVLPDSMLFEGEQAGGKDEDTFRGLRSQLYYCY